Proteins found in one Quercus robur chromosome 2, dhQueRobu3.1, whole genome shotgun sequence genomic segment:
- the LOC126709366 gene encoding serine--tRNA ligase, chloroplastic/mitochondrial isoform X1 gives MGMGGTTLQTLKLASIPSFSSSRFVFKPLPKTLTFLAPSRHGRTQRPAFPPLARALSAAPAVQTAPDETAVKPQWKAAIDFKWIRENKEAVALNIEKRNSNANLETVLQLYDKMTHLQKEVERLRGERNVVANKMKGKLEPAERQRLIEEGKNLKEGLVTLEEDLLKLTDELQQEAQCIPNMTHPDVPIGGEESSVIRKMVGSPCKFSFPVKDHLQLGKELDLLDFDAAAEVSGSKFYYLKNEAVMLEMGLINWTLSEVMKKGFTPLTTPEIVRSSVVEKCGFQPRGANTQVYSIEGSDQCLIGTAEIPVGGIHMDSIVAESLLPLKYVAFSHCFRTEAGAAGTATRGLYRVHQFSKVEMFVLCQPEESEFYHEELIKIEEDLFSSLGLHYKTLDMASGDLGAPAYRKFDVEAWMPGLERFGEISSASNCTDYQSRRLGIRYRPSEPSSTNSKKGKGSLPPPKFVHTLNATACAIPRMIVCLLENYQQEDGSVIIPEPLRPFMGGLQIIAPKSR, from the exons ATGGGTATGGGCGGGACGACCTTACAGACCCTGAAGCTCGCTTCAATCCCTTCGTTCTCTTCTTCGCGCTTCGTTTTCAAACCACTTCCCAAAACCCTAACCTTCTTAGCTCCTTCCCGCCATGGCCGTACACAGAGACCTGCATTTCCACCCCTCGCCAGAGCTCTCTCAGCCGCACCGGCAGTCCAAACCGCTCCAGATGAAACCG CTGTGAAGCCTCAGTGGAAAGCAGCAATAGACTTCAAGTGGATAAGGGAGAACAAAGAAGCAGTAGCTTTAAACATAGAGAAGAGGAACTCCAATGCTAATTTGGAAACTGTGCTTCAACTGTATGACAAAATGACCCATCTTCAAAAG GAAGTTGAGCGGCTTCGTGGGGAAAGGAATGTGGTGGCAAACAAGATGAAAGGAAAATTGGAACCAGCTGAGCGTCAAAGACTCATAGAAGAAG gaAAGAATCTGAAGGAAGGGCTTGTCACCTTGGAAGAAGACCTTCTTAAACTTACTGATGAGCTTCAGCAGGAAGCTCAGTGTATACCAAATATGACTCATCCGGATGTTCCAATTGGAGGGGAGGAGTCTTCGGTGATAAGAAAGATg GTAGGTAGCCCGTGCAAATTCAGCTTCCCTGTCAAGGATCACCTTCAACTTGGAAAAGAACTTGATCTTTTAGATTTCGATGCTGCTGCAGAG GTCAGCGGATCAAAATTCTACTACCTGAAGAATGAAGCAGTTATGTTAGAGATGGGCCTCATTAACTGGACACTCTCGGAAGTCATGAAGAAAGGCTTCACACCTTTGACAACTCCAGAGATTGTAAGGTCATCTGTTGTTGAAAAATGTGGTTTTCAGCCTCGTGGAGCAAATACCCAG GTTTATTCTATTGAGGGTAGTGACCAGTGCCTTATCGGCACTGCAGAGATTCCAGTGGGGGGAATTCATATGGATTCTATTGTTGCTGAGTCATTGTTACCATTGAAGTATGTGGCATTTTCCCATTGCTTCCGAACCGAAGCAGGTGCTGCAGGCACAGCAACAAG GGGTCTTTATCGAGTCCACCAATTCAGCAAGGTGGAGATGTTTGTCTTATGTCAACCAGAAGAAAGTGAATTCTACCATGAGGAGCTCATTAAAATTGAAGAAGACCTCTTCTCATCACTTGGATTGCATTATAA AACCTTGGATATGGCTTCAGGGGATTTAGGTGCACCAGCGTATCGTAAATTTGATGTGGAGGCGTGGATGCCTGGTTTAGAACGATTTGGCGAG ATATCAAGTGCATCAAATTGTACAGACTATCAAAGTCGTCGACTGGGGATCCGATATCGTCCATCAGAACCATCATCAACTAATTCTAAAAAGGGTAAAGGAAGCCTTCCTCCACCAAAGTTTGTTCACACACTAAATGCGACTGCCTGTGCAATACCACGGATGATTGTTTGCTTGCTTGAGAATTACCAGCAAGAAGATGGCTCTGTTATTATTCCCGAGCCATTGAGGCCCTTCATGGGTGGGCTTCAGATTATAGCTCCTAAATCCAGATAG
- the LOC126709366 gene encoding serine--tRNA ligase, chloroplastic/mitochondrial isoform X2, translated as MKGKLEPAERQRLIEEGKNLKEGLVTLEEDLLKLTDELQQEAQCIPNMTHPDVPIGGEESSVIRKMVGSPCKFSFPVKDHLQLGKELDLLDFDAAAEVSGSKFYYLKNEAVMLEMGLINWTLSEVMKKGFTPLTTPEIVRSSVVEKCGFQPRGANTQVYSIEGSDQCLIGTAEIPVGGIHMDSIVAESLLPLKYVAFSHCFRTEAGAAGTATRGLYRVHQFSKVEMFVLCQPEESEFYHEELIKIEEDLFSSLGLHYKTLDMASGDLGAPAYRKFDVEAWMPGLERFGEISSASNCTDYQSRRLGIRYRPSEPSSTNSKKGKGSLPPPKFVHTLNATACAIPRMIVCLLENYQQEDGSVIIPEPLRPFMGGLQIIAPKSR; from the exons ATGAAAGGAAAATTGGAACCAGCTGAGCGTCAAAGACTCATAGAAGAAG gaAAGAATCTGAAGGAAGGGCTTGTCACCTTGGAAGAAGACCTTCTTAAACTTACTGATGAGCTTCAGCAGGAAGCTCAGTGTATACCAAATATGACTCATCCGGATGTTCCAATTGGAGGGGAGGAGTCTTCGGTGATAAGAAAGATg GTAGGTAGCCCGTGCAAATTCAGCTTCCCTGTCAAGGATCACCTTCAACTTGGAAAAGAACTTGATCTTTTAGATTTCGATGCTGCTGCAGAG GTCAGCGGATCAAAATTCTACTACCTGAAGAATGAAGCAGTTATGTTAGAGATGGGCCTCATTAACTGGACACTCTCGGAAGTCATGAAGAAAGGCTTCACACCTTTGACAACTCCAGAGATTGTAAGGTCATCTGTTGTTGAAAAATGTGGTTTTCAGCCTCGTGGAGCAAATACCCAG GTTTATTCTATTGAGGGTAGTGACCAGTGCCTTATCGGCACTGCAGAGATTCCAGTGGGGGGAATTCATATGGATTCTATTGTTGCTGAGTCATTGTTACCATTGAAGTATGTGGCATTTTCCCATTGCTTCCGAACCGAAGCAGGTGCTGCAGGCACAGCAACAAG GGGTCTTTATCGAGTCCACCAATTCAGCAAGGTGGAGATGTTTGTCTTATGTCAACCAGAAGAAAGTGAATTCTACCATGAGGAGCTCATTAAAATTGAAGAAGACCTCTTCTCATCACTTGGATTGCATTATAA AACCTTGGATATGGCTTCAGGGGATTTAGGTGCACCAGCGTATCGTAAATTTGATGTGGAGGCGTGGATGCCTGGTTTAGAACGATTTGGCGAG ATATCAAGTGCATCAAATTGTACAGACTATCAAAGTCGTCGACTGGGGATCCGATATCGTCCATCAGAACCATCATCAACTAATTCTAAAAAGGGTAAAGGAAGCCTTCCTCCACCAAAGTTTGTTCACACACTAAATGCGACTGCCTGTGCAATACCACGGATGATTGTTTGCTTGCTTGAGAATTACCAGCAAGAAGATGGCTCTGTTATTATTCCCGAGCCATTGAGGCCCTTCATGGGTGGGCTTCAGATTATAGCTCCTAAATCCAGATAG